In one Microbulbifer pacificus genomic region, the following are encoded:
- a CDS encoding DUF4136 domain-containing protein, with product MKQNPHNIVRAISASSLLTLAVAGAAVSSTFTLTGCTSSETQRTTSTAFGQYQTFGFAPVSGSNGRAMSLAQNEVSQQLMARGLMPSNNPDLLVSVQVRANPIVRMPGNTNLGSAHANVNTSTEGHLTIDLTDARQKQVVWRGYTSQPITRKVLDNPERSMDRAVIDAFRSFPLRAR from the coding sequence ATGAAACAGAATCCACACAACATCGTGCGCGCGATATCCGCTTCCAGCCTGCTCACCCTCGCCGTGGCGGGTGCCGCAGTCAGTAGTACGTTCACCCTGACCGGCTGTACCAGTTCGGAGACACAGCGCACCACTTCTACGGCCTTTGGTCAGTATCAGACGTTTGGCTTCGCACCGGTTTCCGGCAGTAATGGCCGCGCCATGTCGCTGGCACAGAACGAAGTTTCCCAGCAGCTGATGGCCCGCGGCCTGATGCCAAGCAATAATCCCGACCTGCTGGTAAGTGTGCAGGTACGGGCAAATCCCATCGTCCGAATGCCGGGAAACACTAACCTCGGTAGCGCGCATGCCAATGTCAACACCTCCACCGAGGGGCACCTCACCATTGACCTGACAGATGCGCGGCAAAAACAGGTGGTGTGGCGCGGCTACACCTCACAACCCATTACCCGGAAGGTGCTGGACAACCCGGAGCGATCCATGGACCGGGCGGTGATTGATGCTTTCCGCAGTTTTCCGCTACGCGCACGCTGA